A section of the Malania oleifera isolate guangnan ecotype guangnan chromosome 2, ASM2987363v1, whole genome shotgun sequence genome encodes:
- the LOC131149207 gene encoding mitogen-activated protein kinase kinase kinase 18-like: protein MSALTQMDWTRGRPIGRGSSATVSLATSRRSGDIFAVKSVELAGSELLQREQRILSSLCSPYVVGYRGADISSENNELLYNLFMEYVPGGTLTDAIRLRGGELEESEIGFYARQIAQGLVYLHSLGLAHCDIKGRNIFVGENGAKIGDLGCAKWIDPKSRYGGGVEAMPIAGTPAFMAPEVARGEEQGFAADVWALGCTIIEMATGSSPWPGANDPVSVLYRIGFSGESPEIPRRLSENGKDFLSKCLSRDPEKRWSAGELLKHPFLEEFSSQEKVFQELNSNSPTSILENDFWDCVEEGETPGERIQTSSLNSAEERIGRLTSFSSTPKWAGDENWVTIRSNVNESGSFCGSVKASSRDRVDDPVLYEDSSDGCSDCRFGDCISIVFSTHTHNCLRQCQAG from the coding sequence atgtcTGCTCTCACCCAAATGGACTGGACCAGAGGCCGCCCGATTGGCCGTGGCTCCTCCGCCACCGTCTCCCTGGCCACTTCCCGTCGGTCCGGCGATATTTTCGCCGTCAAGTCCGTCGAGCTCGCTGGGTCGGAACTCTTGCAACGAGAGCAGAGAATTCTATCTTCCTTGTGCAGTCCTTACGTAGTGGGCTACAGGGGAGCTGACATTAGCAGTGAAAATAACGAGCTTCTGTACAATCTTTTCATGGAGTATGTCCCCGGCGGCACCCTCACCGACGCAATTCGCCTGCGGGGAGGTGAGCTCGAGGAATCGGAAATCGGATTTTATGCGCGCCAAATTGCACAGGGTCTGGTTTATCTTCACTCTCTAGGCCTAGCACACTGCGACATTAAAGGAAGGAACATTTTCGTCGGAGAAAATGGCGCGAAAATTGGGGATTTGGGGTGTGCTAAGTGGATTGATCCGAAATCTAGATATGGCGGGGGTGTGGAGGCGATGCCGATCGCCGGAACGCCGGCTTTCATGGCGCCGGAAGTGGCTCGCGGGGAGGAACAGGGGTTCGCCGCCGACGTGTGGGCCTTGGGCTGCACCATTATTGAAATGGCCACCGGAAGTTCGCCGTGGCCGGGCGCCAACGACCCGGTGTCGGTTCTGTACCGAATAGGGTTTTCCGGGGAATCGCCGGAGATTCCGAGGCGTTTATCGGAGAATGGGAAGGATTTTCTGAGCAAGTGCCTGAGCAGAGATCCAGAGAAGAGGTGGAGCGCTGGTGAACTCCTTAAGCATCCATTTCTGGAAGAATTCAGTTCTCAAGAAAAGGTATTCCAGGAATTGAATTCAAATTCTCCCACGAGTATTCTGGAAAATGATTTCTGGGACTGCGTGGAAGAGGGAGAAACTCCGGGGGAACGGATCCAAACAAGTTCATTGAATTCTGCGGAGGAAAGGATTGGACGGTTGACGTCGTTTTCAAGCACACCCAAATGGGCAGGGGACGAGAATTGGGTCACAATTAGAAGCAATGTGAATGAGAGTGGCTCGTTTTGTGGGTCAGTTAAAGCTTCAAGTAGGGACAGGGTGGACGACCCTGTTCTTTATGAGGACTCTTCAGATGGATGTAGTGATTGTAGATTTGGTGATTGCATTAGCATTGTATTCAGTACTCACACGCACAATTGTTTACGTCAATGTCAAGCAGGATAA